The genomic segment ACGTAGGACGTGTGGGGCGGGCAGGGTGTGCGGCGGTCACCGCGCCTTCGGGGTGAGGGGTTAGCTAGGCCGCGTTGCAGCGCCTAGTGTGCGCTGACTCACTAAACCCTAGCAAACGTTATTGAAATGAAATATTTCTCTATCATCCAGCGCACCGCCCATCGGGGGTCACAGCCATGTTAAAGCGGCAGCGTAGACCCATAAAGTGACAGTGGGGAAGAGTGCACAAAAATGTGCGCCCCTAGGTGCACACAGGGCACTCAGGGGCGCGGATGCTCGAGGTCTCAGCGAGTAGCGAATGATATGCGCGAGTTATGGGGCGTTGCAGTGCGGCTCTGAAGGCCGCTGCGCCGCGCTGATCCGGCGTCCGCGCACCGCACCCACCCCGCGGCACACCAAATAAATAAGAAAGGACAGGGTGGTGACAAATACTGACACCGGCAACCCTGGGGCGAGGGAGAGCACGATGCCGCCCACCGCGGCTACTTCGGCAAACACGATGGAATATAGCACCGCCCGCACCGGATGGGAGGTGATGTGAACGGCGGCCGCGCCGGGGGTAATGAGCAGGCTCATCACCAATAGCGCGCCCACAATCTGCACGGATTGGGCAGCGGTGAGACCTACGAGGATGGCAAAGCCGACAGCCACTAGGCGGGTGTTGATGCCGCTTGCCGCAGCCAGTTGTGGGTCGGCGCTGGCGAAGAGCAGCGGCCGCCAGAACACCACCACAGCGCCCACCACAATCACCACCACGGCTGCCAATAGCCACAGCGAGGAGGAGGACACGCCCACGATCTGACCGGTCAACAACGAGAACGCGGTGGAGGTTTTGCCGGGGTAGAGGTGAATGAACAGCACAGACAAGCCCATGCCGAAGCTCATCACCACCCCCACGGCGCTGTCCTGGCGCTTCATTCCGAGTAGCGCCAAGATGATTGCGGCGATCACCGAGCCCACCACAGCACCGACGCCGATGTTGAGCCCTGCCAGCAGGGCGGCGGAGGCGCCCATGAGGGCCAACTCTGAGGTGCCGTGCACGGAGAAGGACATCTGCCGTAGCACGATCAGGGGCGTCATCACCCCAGAGACGACCCCCAGCAGGGCTGCTGCGATGAGGGCATCTTGAACGAAGCCGACACTCAACAAATATGAGGTGTCGTTGACAAAGCTAGACAGATCCATTTACACCACCACCAAACGGCCGTCGACTTCGGCGACCGTCACCTTGGTTCCATAGAGTTCACTGAGCGTGTCCGAGCGCATCACCTCGGAGATCGTGCCGAGAATATGGCCCTTGGGGCCGATATAAAGCACGCGATCGGTCACCGACAGGATCGGGTTAATCGAGTGGGTCACAAACACCACCGCCATGCCCGCACGTCGCCGCTCA from the Corynebacterium ciconiae DSM 44920 genome contains:
- a CDS encoding metal ABC transporter permease, translating into MDLSSFVNDTSYLLSVGFVQDALIAAALLGVVSGVMTPLIVLRQMSFSVHGTSELALMGASAALLAGLNIGVGAVVGSVIAAIILALLGMKRQDSAVGVVMSFGMGLSVLFIHLYPGKTSTAFSLLTGQIVGVSSSSLWLLAAVVVIVVGAVVVFWRPLLFASADPQLAAASGINTRLVAVGFAILVGLTAAQSVQIVGALLVMSLLITPGAAAVHITSHPVRAVLYSIVFAEVAAVGGIVLSLAPGLPVSVFVTTLSFLIYLVCRGVGAVRGRRISAAQRPSEPHCNAP